One window of Cohnella hashimotonis genomic DNA carries:
- the cysS gene encoding cysteine--tRNA ligase, which yields MTLRIYNTLTREAEEFVPQQPGQVTMYVCGPTVYGYIHIGNARPVIFFDVVRRYMEHIGYKVNYLTNFTDVDDKMIRRAEEMGITVPELGERFIQAFIEDTTALGVVPATQNPRVTDTIPEIISFIRTLEEKGYAYENGGDVYYRTARFPDYGKLSHKNLADLQYGIRIEVDERKEAPQDFVLWKAAKPGEISWSSPWGEGRPGWHIECSAMVLKYAGETLDIHGGGNDLQFPHHECEIAQSEALTGKPLARYWMHNGFVNIDNEKMSKSIGNVVNPRELLQKTSAQAIRYIMLTGHYRSPINFSEESVAQGENSVQRLANARDNLKHRLSSVSELVPADPSVAPRLAQFRAAFDAKMDDDFNTADAITVWFQTVSDANTYLKRDAACAADIHAYLALIAEFDRVLGLLPPEAGAELLDAEVDSLIAERADARKRRDFARADEIRDLLADKGIILEDTAQGMRWRRK from the coding sequence ATGACCCTTCGCATTTACAATACGCTGACCCGAGAGGCCGAAGAATTCGTGCCTCAACAGCCCGGCCAAGTCACGATGTACGTATGCGGACCGACCGTATACGGGTATATTCATATCGGGAACGCACGCCCCGTTATCTTCTTCGACGTCGTGCGCCGGTACATGGAGCATATCGGCTACAAGGTCAATTACCTGACCAATTTCACCGATGTCGACGACAAGATGATTCGGCGCGCGGAAGAGATGGGCATCACGGTACCCGAGCTCGGCGAGCGCTTTATTCAGGCGTTCATTGAGGATACGACCGCCCTCGGCGTCGTTCCGGCCACGCAGAATCCGCGGGTGACGGACACCATTCCGGAGATTATTTCGTTTATACGGACGCTTGAGGAAAAGGGCTACGCCTACGAGAACGGCGGAGACGTCTATTACCGGACCGCGCGATTCCCCGACTACGGCAAGCTGTCGCACAAAAACCTCGCTGATCTGCAGTACGGCATTCGGATCGAGGTCGACGAGCGCAAGGAAGCGCCGCAGGACTTCGTCCTCTGGAAGGCGGCCAAGCCGGGCGAGATCAGCTGGAGCAGCCCATGGGGCGAGGGACGTCCGGGCTGGCACATCGAATGCTCGGCAATGGTGCTCAAGTACGCGGGCGAGACGCTCGACATCCACGGCGGAGGCAACGATCTGCAGTTTCCGCACCACGAGTGCGAGATCGCGCAGTCCGAGGCGTTGACCGGCAAGCCGCTCGCGCGCTATTGGATGCACAACGGCTTCGTTAACATCGACAACGAAAAGATGTCCAAATCCATCGGCAACGTGGTCAATCCGCGCGAGCTATTGCAGAAGACGAGTGCGCAGGCGATCCGCTATATCATGCTGACCGGGCACTACCGGAGTCCGATCAACTTCAGCGAGGAATCGGTGGCCCAAGGCGAAAACAGCGTTCAGCGGCTCGCCAACGCGCGCGACAACCTGAAGCACCGCCTGTCTTCCGTCTCCGAGCTGGTGCCGGCCGATCCTTCGGTAGCGCCGAGGCTCGCGCAGTTCCGGGCGGCGTTCGACGCCAAGATGGACGACGACTTCAACACGGCAGACGCGATCACGGTGTGGTTCCAGACGGTGTCCGACGCCAATACGTATCTGAAGCGCGATGCGGCCTGCGCGGCGGATATCCACGCGTATCTCGCGCTCATCGCGGAGTTCGACCGGGTGCTCGGTCTGCTGCCGCCGGAGGCGGGCGCCGAGCTGCTGGACGCGGAGGTCGACAGCCTGATCGCCGAGCGCGCAGACGCCCGCAAGCGCCGCGACTTCGCGCGGGCGGACGAGATTCGCGACCTGCTGGCGGACAAGGGGATCATCCTCGAGGATACGGCCCAAGGGATGCGGTGGCGCCGGAAATGA
- a CDS encoding Mini-ribonuclease 3 has product MTELRANVSTLPVIAPELPPDQPVNLLNPIVLAYVGDAVFEVYIRQRLIASSSRKPHELHKAATRYVSAAAQARLLARWAPLLTEEEADIARRGRNAKSGSPPRNADPGDYRHATGLESLVGYLYYRGERDRLEQLIGLAFEPEETKPEGSARPGRKEETT; this is encoded by the coding sequence ATGACGGAGCTTCGCGCGAATGTGTCGACGCTGCCGGTCATCGCGCCTGAACTGCCGCCGGATCAGCCGGTCAACCTGCTCAATCCGATCGTGCTGGCCTACGTGGGCGACGCGGTGTTCGAGGTGTATATTCGTCAACGGCTGATCGCTTCGTCTTCGCGCAAGCCGCATGAGCTGCACAAGGCGGCCACCCGGTACGTATCGGCAGCCGCACAGGCGCGGCTGCTGGCGCGGTGGGCGCCGCTGCTGACGGAGGAGGAGGCCGACATCGCGAGGCGCGGACGCAACGCCAAGTCGGGATCGCCTCCGCGCAATGCGGATCCGGGCGATTATCGCCACGCGACCGGTTTGGAGTCGCTGGTGGGCTATTTGTATTACCGGGGGGAGCGGGACAGGCTCGAGCAATTGATCGGGCTGGCCTTCGAACCTGAAGAAACAAAGCCGGAGGGGTCGGCGCGACCCGGGCGAAAGGAAGAGACGACATGA
- the rlmB gene encoding 23S rRNA (guanosine(2251)-2'-O)-methyltransferase RlmB translates to MSADDGQDEGEHYLAGKHPVLEALKAGRALNKIWLSNQAQKSLVQPILEEAKGRGVVVQYADKRKLDSLVPGIQHQGVVAQAAAVSYAEPEELLARAAERGEAPLIVLLDEVEDPHNLGSILRSVDCTGAHGVIVPKRRSASLTAVVAKTSAGAVEYVPVARVSNLAQTIDRLKEAGVWIAGAAGEAKADVYATDLTGPIAIVIGSEGKGLSRLIREKCDFLISLPMFGKLNSLNASVAAGIILYEAVRQRLAKRGGGPGKGGHASP, encoded by the coding sequence TTGTCGGCGGACGATGGGCAGGACGAGGGCGAGCATTACCTGGCCGGCAAGCACCCCGTGCTCGAGGCGCTCAAGGCCGGTCGCGCGCTCAACAAGATCTGGCTCTCTAACCAGGCTCAGAAGAGTCTCGTTCAGCCGATTTTGGAAGAAGCCAAGGGCCGCGGCGTTGTGGTCCAATACGCAGACAAGCGCAAGCTGGACAGCCTTGTGCCCGGCATCCAGCATCAAGGGGTCGTGGCGCAGGCGGCGGCGGTATCGTACGCCGAGCCCGAAGAGCTGCTCGCACGGGCGGCCGAGCGCGGAGAGGCGCCCCTGATCGTGCTGCTCGACGAGGTCGAGGATCCGCACAACCTCGGCTCCATCCTGCGGTCGGTCGACTGTACGGGGGCTCACGGCGTCATCGTGCCCAAGCGCCGCAGCGCGAGCCTGACGGCCGTCGTGGCCAAGACGAGCGCGGGCGCGGTCGAATACGTGCCCGTCGCGCGGGTGTCCAACCTGGCGCAGACGATCGACCGGCTGAAGGAAGCCGGCGTCTGGATCGCCGGAGCGGCCGGCGAGGCGAAGGCCGACGTCTACGCGACGGACCTGACCGGGCCGATCGCGATCGTCATCGGCAGCGAGGGCAAGGGCTTGTCCCGCCTCATCCGCGAGAAATGCGATTTTCTGATCTCACTGCCGATGTTCGGCAAGCTCAACTCGCTCAACGCCTCGGTCGCCGCGGGCATCATCCTCTACGAAGCCGTGCGTCAGCGGCTCGCGAAGCGCGGCGGCGGTCCGGGCAAGGGCGGCCATGCTTCGCCGTGA
- a CDS encoding NYN domain-containing protein — protein MLRREDVLIVDGYNMIGAWPELDRLKATRLEDARDRLLDMLADYQGYLGLKVVVVFDAFRVPGAGAKLKQHRLGVVYTREKETADECIERLVGEVTSVRRDVYVATSDQTEQHVAFGRGALRLSARELLLAVEESRREIGKTIRKAPPPKRNPLGGVLSDDVARVLEQWRRGERASDDSGGKS, from the coding sequence ATGCTTCGCCGTGAGGACGTCCTCATCGTCGACGGCTACAACATGATCGGCGCGTGGCCAGAGCTGGACCGCCTGAAGGCGACCCGGCTGGAGGACGCGCGCGACAGGTTGCTCGACATGCTGGCGGATTACCAGGGATATCTGGGACTGAAGGTCGTAGTCGTATTCGACGCATTCCGCGTGCCCGGAGCAGGCGCCAAGCTCAAGCAGCATCGGCTCGGCGTCGTATACACCCGCGAGAAAGAAACGGCGGACGAATGCATCGAACGGCTCGTCGGCGAAGTGACCTCGGTTCGGCGGGACGTATACGTCGCCACTTCCGACCAGACGGAGCAGCACGTGGCGTTCGGGCGCGGCGCGCTGCGGCTGTCCGCGCGCGAGCTGCTGCTCGCGGTGGAAGAGAGCCGGCGCGAGATCGGCAAGACGATTCGCAAGGCGCCGCCTCCCAAGCGTAATCCGCTGGGTGGGGTGCTGAGCGACGACGTGGCGCGGGTCTTGGAGCAGTGGCGACGGGGCGAGCGTGCGTCCGACGATTCGGGCGGCAAGTCCTAG
- the sigH gene encoding RNA polymerase sporulation sigma factor SigH, whose amino-acid sequence MSVDVNELATYEYDFKTDEDIVESVRAGDSEALEYLINKYRNFVRAKARSYFLIGAEREDIVQEGMIGLYKSIRDFKGDKLASFKAFAELCITRQIITAIKTATRQKHIPLNSYVSLDKPIYDEDSDRTLLDVICGSRVCDPEEMIINQEEFYGLEDKMSEILSDLERKVLMLYLDGRSYQEIAVDLDRHVKSIDNALQRVKRKLERYLEVRDIGL is encoded by the coding sequence GTGAGCGTCGACGTGAACGAGCTTGCAACATATGAATACGACTTCAAGACCGACGAGGATATCGTAGAGTCGGTACGCGCGGGCGATTCCGAGGCACTGGAGTATCTGATCAATAAATATCGCAATTTCGTCCGGGCGAAGGCCCGTTCTTATTTTTTGATCGGCGCGGAGCGCGAGGACATCGTTCAAGAGGGCATGATCGGCCTGTACAAGTCGATCCGCGACTTCAAGGGGGACAAGCTGGCCTCCTTCAAGGCGTTCGCGGAGCTGTGCATCACGCGTCAGATCATTACCGCGATCAAGACGGCGACCCGGCAGAAGCATATTCCGCTCAATTCCTACGTTTCGCTGGACAAGCCGATCTACGACGAGGACTCCGACCGTACGCTGCTGGACGTCATCTGCGGCTCGCGCGTATGCGATCCGGAAGAGATGATCATCAACCAGGAGGAGTTCTACGGTCTCGAGGACAAGATGTCCGAGATTCTGAGCGATCTGGAACGCAAGGTATTGATGCTCTATTTGGACGGGCGCTCCTACCAGGAGATCGCCGTCGACCTCGACCGCCACGTCAAGTCCATCGACAATGCGCTTCAGCGCGTGAAGCGCAAGCTGGAGCGATACCTGGAAGTCAGGGATATCGGTCTGTAG
- the rpmG gene encoding 50S ribosomal protein L33 codes for MRVIITLACTNCKQRNYATTKNKRTHSDRIELKKFCKFCNEHTAHRETR; via the coding sequence ATGCGGGTAATCATCACCCTCGCTTGCACGAACTGCAAGCAGCGGAATTATGCGACGACCAAGAACAAGCGCACGCACTCCGATCGCATCGAACTGAAGAAGTTCTGCAAGTTCTGCAATGAGCACACGGCTCATCGCGAGACGCGCTAA
- the secE gene encoding preprotein translocase subunit SecE: MTFLAKMKQSFGSFTSFFADSWSELKKVRWPKRKELISYTLVVIVTVVIVTIYFWVLDVIISRLIDLVI, encoded by the coding sequence GTGACTTTCCTGGCCAAAATGAAACAGAGCTTTGGGTCCTTTACTTCGTTCTTTGCCGATAGTTGGAGTGAACTGAAGAAGGTCCGCTGGCCCAAACGTAAAGAGTTGATCAGCTACACGCTCGTCGTGATCGTGACGGTCGTGATCGTAACTATTTACTTCTGGGTGCTGGACGTCATCATTTCGCGCTTGATCGACCTCGTCATTTAA
- the nusG gene encoding transcription termination/antitermination protein NusG — protein MEKRWYVVHTYSGYENKVKANLEKRVESMGMQDKIFRVLVPMEEELVNKDGKKKTVMRKVYPGYVLVEMIQTDDSWYVVRNTPGVTGFVGSTGSGSKPTALLPEEVDQILKHMGMEEPKPVIDFELKENVRVKVGPFANFVGSVEEILHDKSKLKVHVNMFGRETPLELDYTQVEKI, from the coding sequence ATGGAAAAAAGATGGTATGTAGTACACACGTACTCCGGTTACGAGAACAAGGTTAAGGCGAACCTGGAGAAGCGCGTGGAATCGATGGGCATGCAGGACAAGATTTTTCGCGTGCTCGTGCCCATGGAGGAAGAACTCGTCAACAAGGACGGCAAGAAAAAGACCGTGATGCGCAAGGTGTATCCGGGCTACGTCCTCGTCGAGATGATTCAGACGGACGATTCCTGGTACGTGGTCCGCAACACGCCCGGCGTTACCGGGTTTGTCGGATCGACCGGATCGGGATCGAAGCCTACGGCCCTGCTGCCCGAAGAAGTGGATCAGATTCTGAAACACATGGGCATGGAGGAGCCGAAGCCGGTCATCGACTTCGAATTGAAGGAGAATGTCCGCGTCAAGGTAGGCCCCTTCGCGAACTTCGTCGGGTCGGTCGAAGAGATCCTTCACGACAAGAGCAAGCTGAAGGTGCACGTCAACATGTTCGGCAGAGAAACCCCGCTTGAGCTGGATTACACTCAGGTGGAGAAGATATAA
- the rplK gene encoding 50S ribosomal protein L11, with amino-acid sequence MAKKVIKMVKLQVPAGKANPAPPIGPALGQAGVNIMAFCKEFNARTADQAGLIIPVVITVFEDRSFTFETKTPPAAVLLRVAAGIPKGSGEPNKKKVATVKRAKVREIAEQKMQDLNAASVEAAMRMVEGTARSMGVVIED; translated from the coding sequence ATGGCAAAAAAGGTCATTAAAATGGTCAAGCTGCAGGTGCCGGCCGGCAAGGCTAACCCTGCGCCGCCTATCGGTCCCGCACTGGGTCAAGCAGGCGTTAATATCATGGCCTTCTGTAAGGAATTCAACGCGCGTACGGCTGACCAAGCCGGCCTGATCATTCCGGTCGTCATCACCGTATTCGAAGACCGTTCCTTTACGTTCGAGACGAAGACGCCGCCTGCGGCAGTACTGCTTCGCGTCGCTGCTGGCATTCCGAAGGGATCCGGCGAGCCGAACAAGAAGAAGGTCGCTACCGTTAAGCGCGCGAAGGTTCGCGAGATCGCCGAGCAGAAGATGCAGGATCTCAACGCGGCATCCGTCGAAGCGGCTATGCGTATGGTCGAAGGCACGGCGCGCAGCATGGGCGTCGTCATCGAAGACTAA
- the rplA gene encoding 50S ribosomal protein L1, giving the protein MAKHGKKYQEAAKLIDRDATYEAAEAIELVKQAAKAKFDESVEVAVRLGVDPRKQDQNVRGVVVLPHGTGKTQRVLVFAKGDKLKEAEAAGADYVGDTDLINKIQQGWFEFDVCVATPDMMSEVGKLGRILGGKGLMPNPKAGTVTNDVTKAVQEIKAGKIEYRLDKAGQIHAPIGKVSFDSAKLADNLKALVDALNRAKPSAAKGVYLKNISISSTMGPGARLNVSAYRL; this is encoded by the coding sequence ATGGCTAAGCACGGCAAGAAGTACCAAGAAGCCGCCAAGCTGATCGACCGCGACGCAACGTATGAAGCTGCGGAAGCGATCGAGCTTGTGAAGCAAGCGGCCAAGGCTAAGTTCGACGAATCCGTCGAAGTAGCCGTCCGTCTCGGCGTCGATCCGAGAAAGCAAGATCAGAACGTACGCGGCGTCGTCGTCCTGCCTCACGGCACGGGCAAGACCCAGCGCGTGCTTGTATTCGCCAAGGGCGATAAGCTTAAGGAAGCCGAAGCCGCTGGCGCTGACTATGTCGGCGACACGGACCTCATCAACAAGATCCAGCAGGGCTGGTTCGAATTCGACGTCTGCGTAGCGACGCCGGATATGATGAGCGAAGTCGGCAAGCTCGGCCGTATCCTCGGCGGTAAGGGCCTCATGCCTAACCCGAAAGCCGGCACGGTTACGAACGACGTAACCAAGGCGGTCCAAGAGATCAAGGCCGGTAAGATCGAGTACCGTCTGGACAAGGCAGGTCAGATTCACGCTCCGATCGGCAAGGTATCCTTCGATTCGGCGAAGCTCGCCGACAACCTGAAGGCCCTGGTCGACGCGCTGAACCGCGCCAAGCCATCCGCTGCTAAGGGCGTATACCTGAAGAACATCTCGATCTCCTCGACGATGGGCCCGGGTGCGCGTCTGAACGTTTCGGCATACCGTCTCTAA
- the rplJ gene encoding 50S ribosomal protein L10, giving the protein MANAKIIEAKQQEVEAIAAKLKSSASTVVADYRGLNVAQVTELRKRLREAGIEFQVLKNSLVSRAAASVELSDLDAVLTGPTAVAFSSTDVVAAAKILNDFAKKNDALKLKGGVIEGRFIDAAQVKALADLPSREGLLSMLLSVLQAPIRNFALAVKAVAEKNEASA; this is encoded by the coding sequence ATGGCAAATGCAAAGATTATCGAAGCCAAGCAGCAGGAAGTCGAAGCGATCGCCGCCAAGCTGAAGTCCAGCGCGAGCACGGTCGTTGCCGATTACCGCGGCCTGAACGTCGCTCAAGTCACGGAACTTCGCAAGCGTCTGCGCGAAGCCGGCATCGAATTCCAAGTGTTGAAGAACTCGCTCGTCAGCCGCGCTGCGGCTAGCGTCGAGCTGAGCGACCTGGATGCCGTCCTGACGGGTCCTACCGCTGTAGCGTTCAGCTCTACGGACGTCGTTGCCGCAGCGAAGATCCTGAACGACTTCGCTAAGAAGAACGATGCGCTTAAGCTGAAAGGCGGCGTCATCGAAGGTCGCTTTATCGACGCTGCTCAAGTCAAGGCACTGGCTGATCTGCCTTCCCGCGAAGGTTTGCTCTCCATGCTCCTCAGCGTCCTGCAAGCGCCGATCCGCAACTTCGCGCTGGCCGTCAAGGCTGTCGCCGAGAAGAACGAAGCAAGCGCATAA
- the rplL gene encoding 50S ribosomal protein L7/L12, with translation MSKEAILEAIKGMSVLELNDLVKAIEEEFGVTAAAPVAAGAVAVAEVEEQTEFDVILLEAGASKINVIKVVREITGLGLKEAKDVVDNAPKAVKEKVAKDEADAVKAKLEEAGAKVEVK, from the coding sequence ATGAGCAAAGAGGCCATCTTGGAAGCCATCAAAGGCATGAGCGTCCTGGAACTGAACGACCTGGTCAAGGCAATCGAAGAAGAATTCGGCGTAACTGCCGCTGCACCTGTTGCAGCTGGCGCAGTTGCAGTAGCTGAAGTTGAAGAGCAAACTGAATTCGACGTTATCCTGCTCGAAGCTGGCGCTTCCAAGATCAACGTCATCAAGGTTGTTCGCGAAATCACGGGTCTCGGCCTGAAGGAAGCGAAGGACGTTGTCGACAACGCTCCTAAAGCTGTTAAAGAAAAAGTGGCTAAGGACGAAGCTGACGCTGTTAAGGCTAAGCTCGAAGAAGCCGGCGCTAAGGTCGAAGTTAAGTAA
- a CDS encoding class I SAM-dependent methyltransferase: MADHYYTQQPSARSDRKKIEAVLRGQKLQFVSDSGVFSRDGVDYGSRVLIEHIELKQQDRVLDVGCGYGPIGLTSARLVPRGHVTMLDVNERAVALSRENAALNGIGNVDIQVSDLYEAVNGKTFDVILSNPPIRAGKAVVHRILEEAPAHLNPGGSLWIVIQNKQGAPSARAKLEACFGEDQVSEAGKDKGYRVYRAVKA; this comes from the coding sequence ATGGCTGACCACTACTATACGCAGCAGCCCAGCGCGCGCAGCGACCGCAAAAAAATCGAGGCCGTTCTGCGGGGGCAGAAACTTCAGTTCGTCTCCGACTCCGGCGTGTTCTCGCGAGACGGGGTGGACTACGGCAGCCGGGTGCTCATTGAGCATATCGAATTGAAGCAGCAGGATCGCGTGCTTGACGTAGGTTGCGGCTACGGTCCGATCGGCTTGACGTCGGCCCGCCTCGTGCCGCGAGGACATGTGACGATGCTTGACGTGAACGAACGCGCCGTTGCACTGAGCCGGGAAAACGCCGCGCTCAACGGTATAGGCAACGTGGACATTCAAGTTAGCGATTTGTACGAAGCGGTGAACGGCAAGACGTTCGATGTCATCTTGTCCAATCCGCCGATTCGGGCAGGCAAGGCGGTCGTGCACCGCATTCTCGAGGAGGCGCCTGCGCATTTAAATCCCGGCGGATCGCTCTGGATCGTCATTCAGAACAAGCAAGGCGCGCCGAGCGCGAGAGCCAAGCTTGAAGCATGCTTCGGAGAAGATCAGGTGAGCGAAGCGGGCAAAGACAAAGGGTATCGCGTGTACCGGGCGGTCAAGGCTTAA